A single genomic interval of Aedes aegypti strain LVP_AGWG chromosome 1, AaegL5.0 Primary Assembly, whole genome shotgun sequence harbors:
- the LOC5566202 gene encoding lateral signaling target protein 2 homolog isoform X1: MDSLRKWLNKPKADDKSLLARFYHADRALTAVASELDSFDGRAEPVRCTRLVGRLRQGQDRVLAITNQIMDELLGDDRAPRAFRAKFPEEVLQESLAGQLWFGAECLAAGSSIMNREVESGVMRPLAKAVTKSLDNVRNLLREQCLRNNTPNSLTLRLDINDAATEQLYESLKIFDRLFAEFELLYVSAMVQVKSKQEYEMQELICVLFSETLQRALKIGLLEQEQVDSYDPALMFSIPRLAIVAGLVIFKDGPLNMDQPADNISEMFRPFRKLLIKMRDLLRTLTKHELYQLEKLLCTNEEISLKEELICDANENDSSDVLPQEDHVVIVTTNVNTSNNSDNSDSRVDDSPNDELRHESETRDNRNSSFYSNRIIDSNRLHADVEDDVSENDDDDDPSNVLKDSLVTTDCASGYLIPNTNFGNLLQTNEAPLTDSFIATDEELKLGTSSNARIEQILSETNQKLADSGLGTANPSVDNSPELDTERPITSRSACESSEEGEIDEYDNEEDDEDSDNNLSNQQLMDPGSSAGTSQSAGKPYRTHKQQHHHRHRRSSGSIMSATSSRKYNSKHHKASASASVIVPSNQGTSSKTYSNCDTSPSSGNQSECSSTSSTTGESSQDVAMAIRAAGRIKFKTTENLLHRLFVCIAGVADQLQTNFAADLRQMLKSVFIINSSPPEPEEPPELAPTSSDKPKEPDPTDLFEFRASEQDVITPGQNSGGSSQSIYSAEEVNPEDPHDSVFGSPGTSPIRASSAPRTMMTTAESGGVTVNVSVSVVTGGGSSSSRNVQERSVSLSETSIVVENNGGATDSNLRDSHRRHSAIGSKGEYGRSRSSPNSPVNGTSAEERRMPEAPPRWIPDGDAPRCMACASSFTPFRRRHHCRNCGGVFCGVCSSASAPLPKYGLTKAVRVCRDCYVREVGT, encoded by the exons GCTGATGATAAGTCACTGTTGGCCAGATTCTACCACGCAGATAGAGCGCTAACCGCCGTTGCCAGCGAGTTGGATAGCTTCGATGGTCGGGCAGAACCAGTTAGATGCACTCGGCTAGTTGGACGGTTACGACAAGGACAG GACCGCGTTCTGGCGATTACCAATCAAATTATGGACGAGCTTCTGGGTGACGATCGGGCGCCGCGAGCTTTCCGCGCCAAATTTCCAGAGGAGGTTCTACAGGAAAGTTTGGCTGGACAGTTATGGTTTGGTGCAGAATGTCTCGCGGCCGGATCATCTATCATGAATCGTGAAGTGGAGAGTGGGGTAATGCGACCACTAGCAAAAGCCGTTACGAAAAGTTTGGACAATGTTCGAAACTTGCTGCGAGAGCAATGCCTTCGGAACAACACACCCAACAGTTTGACACTGCGGTTGGATATAAACGATGCCGCGACGGAACAGTTGtatgaaagtttgaaaatcttcgaTCGCTTGTTTGCGGAATTTGAATTGCTATACGTCAGTGCAATGGTACAAGTCAAATCGAAGCAGGAGTACGAGATGCAGGAGCTCATATGTGTGCTTTTTTCCGAAACATTGCAACGGGCTCTTAAAATTGGACTTCTTGAACAGGAACAGGTGGATTCGTATGACCCGGCGTTGATGTTTTCCATTCCACGGTTAGCAATCGTCGCCGGGTTAGTTATATTCAAGGACGGACCCCTAAACATGGATCAACCAGCAGATAACATTTCAGAAATGTTTCGACCATTTCGAAAGCTATTGATCAAAATGCGAGATCTTCTTCGGACGCTGACCAAGCATGAGCTCTATCAGTTGGAAAAGCTGTTGTGCACCAACGAGGAAATTAGTCTGAAGGAAGAATTAATCTGTGATGCAAACGAAAATGATAGCAGCGATGTCTTGCCACAGGAAGACCACGTTGTTATCGTTACAACCAATGTTAATACTAGTAATAATAGTGATAATAGTGATAGCCGTGTAGACGATTCTCCAAACGATGAACTGCGGCATGAATCGGAAACTCGGGACAATCGGAACAGTAGTTTTTATAGTAACCGTATTATAGATAGTAATCGATTACATGCGGACGTGGAGGATGATGTATCCGAAaatgacgacgatgatgatcCTAGTAATGTATTGAAAGACAGTCTAGTGACGACAGATTGTGCATCAGGATATTTGATTCCAAATACAAACTTCGGTAACCTACTGCAGACGAATGAAGCGCCCTTAACCGATAGTTTTATCGCAACGGACGAAGAGCTGAAGCTGGGAACCTCTTCAAATGCTCGGATAGAACAGATATTGTCAGAGACTAACCAGAAACTTGCGGATTCTGGACTTGGCACTGCCAACCCAAGCGTAGATAACTCTCCAGAATTAGATACGGAACGGCCGATTACAAGTCGTAGTGCATGCGAATCTTCAGAAGAAGGAGAAATAGACGAATATGATAACGAGGAAGATGACGAGGATAGTGATAACAATCTATCGAATCAACAATTAATGGACCCTGGTTCCAGTGCTGGCACATCACAATCTGCTGGAAAGCCATATCGTACTCACAAACAGCAGCACCATCACCGACATCGTCGATCTAGTGGAAGTATTATGTCGGCTACATCGAGCCGAAAATATAACTCAAAACATCATAAGGCGAGTGCATCTGCTTCAGTCATCGTACCTAGTAATCAAGGCACCTCATCTAAGACATACTCCAACTGTGATACATCACCGTCGTCTGGCAATCAAAGTGAATGCAGCAGTACTAGTAGCACAACCGGTGAATCCTCACAGGACGTGGCCATGGCCATTAGAGCAGCCGGAAGGATTAAATTCAA AACTACTGAAAACCTTCTGCATAGACTCTTTGTCTGTATAGCAGGAGTCGCCGATCAATTACAAACCAATTTTGCTGCCGACCTACGCCAAATGCTAAAAAGTGTGTTCATTATAAATTCATCACCTCCGGAACCGGAAGAGCCACCAGAGTTAGCACCGACGTCAAGTGATAAACCAAAGGAACCAGACCCAACGGATTTGTTTGAATTTCGTGCTAGCGAACAGGATGTAATAACTCCCGGTCAAAACAGTGGAGGGTCGAGTCAAAGCATTTATTCAGCAGAGGAAGTAAATCCAGAAGATCCGCATGACTCTGTTTTTGGATCTCCGGGCACTTCTCCCATACGAGCTTCTTCTGCTCCGCGCACTATGATGACTACTGCAGAGAGTGGAGGTGTGACAGTTAATGTTTCTGTTTCGGTTGTTACCGGTGGTGGCTCTAGCTCCAGTAGGAATGTCCAAGAACGAAGTGTTAGTTTAAGTGAAACGTCGATTGTGGTCGAAAACAATGGTGGAGCCACAGATTCCAATTTACGTGATAGCCACCGAAGACACAGTGCAATTGGGTCCAAAGGCGAGTACGGACGAAGTCGATCTAGTCCGAACAGTCCAGTGAATGGAACATCTGCTGAAGAACGCCGCATGCCGGAGGCACCTCCCCGTTGGATTCCAGATGGAGATGCGCCACGTTGCATGGCGTGTGCCTCTTCATTTACACCATTCAGGAGGCGACATCACTGTCGGAATTGTGGTGGGGTTTTCTGTGGCGTATGCTCGAGCGCCTCTGCACCACTTCCCAAATACGGATTGACTAAGGCGGTGCGGGTTTGTCGAGATTGTTATGTTCGTGAAGTGGGGACCTAG
- the LOC5566202 gene encoding lateral signaling target protein 2 homolog isoform X2: protein MDELLGDDRAPRAFRAKFPEEVLQESLAGQLWFGAECLAAGSSIMNREVESGVMRPLAKAVTKSLDNVRNLLREQCLRNNTPNSLTLRLDINDAATEQLYESLKIFDRLFAEFELLYVSAMVQVKSKQEYEMQELICVLFSETLQRALKIGLLEQEQVDSYDPALMFSIPRLAIVAGLVIFKDGPLNMDQPADNISEMFRPFRKLLIKMRDLLRTLTKHELYQLEKLLCTNEEISLKEELICDANENDSSDVLPQEDHVVIVTTNVNTSNNSDNSDSRVDDSPNDELRHESETRDNRNSSFYSNRIIDSNRLHADVEDDVSENDDDDDPSNVLKDSLVTTDCASGYLIPNTNFGNLLQTNEAPLTDSFIATDEELKLGTSSNARIEQILSETNQKLADSGLGTANPSVDNSPELDTERPITSRSACESSEEGEIDEYDNEEDDEDSDNNLSNQQLMDPGSSAGTSQSAGKPYRTHKQQHHHRHRRSSGSIMSATSSRKYNSKHHKASASASVIVPSNQGTSSKTYSNCDTSPSSGNQSECSSTSSTTGESSQDVAMAIRAAGRIKFKTTENLLHRLFVCIAGVADQLQTNFAADLRQMLKSVFIINSSPPEPEEPPELAPTSSDKPKEPDPTDLFEFRASEQDVITPGQNSGGSSQSIYSAEEVNPEDPHDSVFGSPGTSPIRASSAPRTMMTTAESGGVTVNVSVSVVTGGGSSSSRNVQERSVSLSETSIVVENNGGATDSNLRDSHRRHSAIGSKGEYGRSRSSPNSPVNGTSAEERRMPEAPPRWIPDGDAPRCMACASSFTPFRRRHHCRNCGGVFCGVCSSASAPLPKYGLTKAVRVCRDCYVREVGT, encoded by the exons ATGGACGAGCTTCTGGGTGACGATCGGGCGCCGCGAGCTTTCCGCGCCAAATTTCCAGAGGAGGTTCTACAGGAAAGTTTGGCTGGACAGTTATGGTTTGGTGCAGAATGTCTCGCGGCCGGATCATCTATCATGAATCGTGAAGTGGAGAGTGGGGTAATGCGACCACTAGCAAAAGCCGTTACGAAAAGTTTGGACAATGTTCGAAACTTGCTGCGAGAGCAATGCCTTCGGAACAACACACCCAACAGTTTGACACTGCGGTTGGATATAAACGATGCCGCGACGGAACAGTTGtatgaaagtttgaaaatcttcgaTCGCTTGTTTGCGGAATTTGAATTGCTATACGTCAGTGCAATGGTACAAGTCAAATCGAAGCAGGAGTACGAGATGCAGGAGCTCATATGTGTGCTTTTTTCCGAAACATTGCAACGGGCTCTTAAAATTGGACTTCTTGAACAGGAACAGGTGGATTCGTATGACCCGGCGTTGATGTTTTCCATTCCACGGTTAGCAATCGTCGCCGGGTTAGTTATATTCAAGGACGGACCCCTAAACATGGATCAACCAGCAGATAACATTTCAGAAATGTTTCGACCATTTCGAAAGCTATTGATCAAAATGCGAGATCTTCTTCGGACGCTGACCAAGCATGAGCTCTATCAGTTGGAAAAGCTGTTGTGCACCAACGAGGAAATTAGTCTGAAGGAAGAATTAATCTGTGATGCAAACGAAAATGATAGCAGCGATGTCTTGCCACAGGAAGACCACGTTGTTATCGTTACAACCAATGTTAATACTAGTAATAATAGTGATAATAGTGATAGCCGTGTAGACGATTCTCCAAACGATGAACTGCGGCATGAATCGGAAACTCGGGACAATCGGAACAGTAGTTTTTATAGTAACCGTATTATAGATAGTAATCGATTACATGCGGACGTGGAGGATGATGTATCCGAAaatgacgacgatgatgatcCTAGTAATGTATTGAAAGACAGTCTAGTGACGACAGATTGTGCATCAGGATATTTGATTCCAAATACAAACTTCGGTAACCTACTGCAGACGAATGAAGCGCCCTTAACCGATAGTTTTATCGCAACGGACGAAGAGCTGAAGCTGGGAACCTCTTCAAATGCTCGGATAGAACAGATATTGTCAGAGACTAACCAGAAACTTGCGGATTCTGGACTTGGCACTGCCAACCCAAGCGTAGATAACTCTCCAGAATTAGATACGGAACGGCCGATTACAAGTCGTAGTGCATGCGAATCTTCAGAAGAAGGAGAAATAGACGAATATGATAACGAGGAAGATGACGAGGATAGTGATAACAATCTATCGAATCAACAATTAATGGACCCTGGTTCCAGTGCTGGCACATCACAATCTGCTGGAAAGCCATATCGTACTCACAAACAGCAGCACCATCACCGACATCGTCGATCTAGTGGAAGTATTATGTCGGCTACATCGAGCCGAAAATATAACTCAAAACATCATAAGGCGAGTGCATCTGCTTCAGTCATCGTACCTAGTAATCAAGGCACCTCATCTAAGACATACTCCAACTGTGATACATCACCGTCGTCTGGCAATCAAAGTGAATGCAGCAGTACTAGTAGCACAACCGGTGAATCCTCACAGGACGTGGCCATGGCCATTAGAGCAGCCGGAAGGATTAAATTCAA AACTACTGAAAACCTTCTGCATAGACTCTTTGTCTGTATAGCAGGAGTCGCCGATCAATTACAAACCAATTTTGCTGCCGACCTACGCCAAATGCTAAAAAGTGTGTTCATTATAAATTCATCACCTCCGGAACCGGAAGAGCCACCAGAGTTAGCACCGACGTCAAGTGATAAACCAAAGGAACCAGACCCAACGGATTTGTTTGAATTTCGTGCTAGCGAACAGGATGTAATAACTCCCGGTCAAAACAGTGGAGGGTCGAGTCAAAGCATTTATTCAGCAGAGGAAGTAAATCCAGAAGATCCGCATGACTCTGTTTTTGGATCTCCGGGCACTTCTCCCATACGAGCTTCTTCTGCTCCGCGCACTATGATGACTACTGCAGAGAGTGGAGGTGTGACAGTTAATGTTTCTGTTTCGGTTGTTACCGGTGGTGGCTCTAGCTCCAGTAGGAATGTCCAAGAACGAAGTGTTAGTTTAAGTGAAACGTCGATTGTGGTCGAAAACAATGGTGGAGCCACAGATTCCAATTTACGTGATAGCCACCGAAGACACAGTGCAATTGGGTCCAAAGGCGAGTACGGACGAAGTCGATCTAGTCCGAACAGTCCAGTGAATGGAACATCTGCTGAAGAACGCCGCATGCCGGAGGCACCTCCCCGTTGGATTCCAGATGGAGATGCGCCACGTTGCATGGCGTGTGCCTCTTCATTTACACCATTCAGGAGGCGACATCACTGTCGGAATTGTGGTGGGGTTTTCTGTGGCGTATGCTCGAGCGCCTCTGCACCACTTCCCAAATACGGATTGACTAAGGCGGTGCGGGTTTGTCGAGATTGTTATGTTCGTGAAGTGGGGACCTAG